A region of Planctomycetia bacterium DNA encodes the following proteins:
- a CDS encoding DUF1501 domain-containing protein, giving the protein MRPIATKAPGMDICELLPLHARVADKFSIIRSITHEDSQHAQGSVRFLSGRHTPSVDPISEFPCVGPIVAKMRENRQVGVPNHVASSARAYGDGSAYLGESTMPFVVGGNPGAPGFKVPNLAVSSALKGRLGDRAALLKAFDTFRREADGSLSMSAMDAFNQRALDLLTSEKARQAFDLTNESEATRDRYGRHEWGQRALLARRLVEAGCSFVRMDMNNPNVPGVDETRTAGNWDIHAVNGDLYYDLGVRLAPFDKAVAALVEDIYARGLDRKTMLIVAGEFGRTPRVNSARGTRSGVMQPGRDHWPGAQSVLISGGGARMGQVIGSTTDKGEYPKDNRLDPNDLLATVYRFLGIDYHHAFLDRSGRPMPILPHGNPIAELS; this is encoded by the coding sequence ATGCGACCGATCGCGACCAAAGCGCCGGGCATGGACATCTGCGAACTCCTGCCGTTGCATGCTCGCGTCGCCGATAAGTTCAGCATCATCCGCTCGATCACACACGAAGATTCGCAGCACGCCCAAGGCTCGGTCCGTTTTCTCAGCGGTCGACACACACCGAGCGTCGATCCGATTTCGGAGTTCCCCTGTGTCGGACCGATCGTCGCCAAGATGCGCGAAAATCGGCAAGTGGGCGTTCCGAACCACGTCGCCAGCTCGGCCCGCGCCTATGGTGACGGCAGCGCCTACCTTGGCGAATCGACGATGCCGTTCGTGGTCGGCGGCAATCCGGGAGCGCCGGGCTTCAAGGTGCCGAATCTCGCGGTGAGCTCCGCGCTGAAGGGTCGCCTCGGCGACCGTGCCGCGCTGTTGAAGGCCTTCGATACATTTCGTCGCGAGGCCGATGGCTCGCTCTCGATGTCGGCGATGGACGCCTTCAACCAACGGGCTTTAGACTTACTCACGAGCGAAAAGGCTCGACAAGCATTCGACCTGACGAATGAAAGCGAAGCGACCCGCGATCGTTACGGCCGGCATGAATGGGGGCAACGCGCCTTGCTCGCGCGCCGGCTCGTCGAGGCGGGCTGCAGCTTCGTCCGGATGGACATGAACAATCCCAATGTCCCCGGCGTCGATGAAACTCGCACGGCCGGCAACTGGGACATCCACGCCGTCAACGGCGATCTCTACTACGACCTCGGCGTGCGCTTGGCACCGTTCGACAAGGCCGTCGCAGCCTTGGTCGAAGACATCTACGCTCGCGGACTCGATCGCAAAACGATGTTGATCGTCGCCGGCGAGTTCGGCCGCACTCCGCGGGTCAATTCGGCTCGCGGAACACGCTCCGGCGTGATGCAGCCCGGCCGCGATCATTGGCCCGGCGCTCAGTCGGTGCTGATTTCCGGAGGCGGCGCACGCATGGGTCAGGTCATCGGTTCGACGACCGACAAAGGCGAGTACCCGAAAGACAATCGCCTCGATCCAAACGACCTACTCGCCACGGTCTATCGCTTCTTAGGGATCGACTACCACCACGCGTTCCTCGACCGCAGCGGACGCCCGATGCCGATCCTGCCGCACGGCAATCCGATCGCGGAGTTGTCGTAA